One stretch of Nicotiana tabacum cultivar K326 chromosome 18, ASM71507v2, whole genome shotgun sequence DNA includes these proteins:
- the LOC107776448 gene encoding putative 6-phosphogluconolactonase 2, which translates to MALSGAKEDAREVRIYEYLDELSADLADYISELSEASVKERGVFAIALSGGSLISLMRKLCEAPYSKTVDWAKWYIFWVDERVVGKNHVDSNYKLAKDGFLSKVPIVPSHVHSINDTVSAEKAAEDYEFVIRQLVRTRVISVSDISDCPKFDLILLGMGPDGHIASLFPDHYILDEKAEWVTFITDSPEPPPERITFTLPVINSASNVVVVVTGSSKAEAAHLAIDDVGPECPLSSPAKMIQPTKGKLVWYLDKAAASKLEGTKYSE; encoded by the exons ATGGCTCTTTCTGGAGCTAAAGAAGATGCAAGAGAGGTGAGGATTTATGAGTATTTGGATGAACTAAGTGCTGATCTGGCAGACTATATTTCAGAACTATCAGAAGCTTCTGTGAAAGAGAGGGGAGTATTTGCCATTGCGTTATCCGGTGGATCTCTCATCAGCTTAATGAG AAAACTATGTGAAGCCCCTTATAGCAAAACGGTTGATTGGGCCAAGTGGTATATATTTTGGGTGGACGAACGTGTCGTGGGAAAGAATCATGTTGATAGTAATTACAAGCTAGCCAAGGATGGTTTTTTATCCAAG GTCCCTATTGTTCCAAGCCATGTACATTCTATTAACGACACAGTGTCAGCTGAGAAAGCTGCTGAAGACTATGAGTTTGTCATAAGACAGCTTGTGAGGACTCGTGTAATCAGCGTTTCTGACATTAGCGACTGCCCCAAGTTTGACCTTATCCTTCTTGGGATGGGCCCTGACGGCCACATTGCATCTCTATTCCCTGATCATTACATACTTGATGAGAAAGCAGAATGGGTGACTTTTATAACGgactcacccgagccccctccGGAGAGGATTACTTTCACTTTGCCTGTCATTAACTCTGCCTCCAATGTGGTTGTGGTTGTTACTGGAAGCAGCAAAGCAGAAGCTGCACATTTGGCAATTGATGATGTCGGGCCTGAGTGTCCGTTGTCATCGCCCGCAAAGATGATCCAGCCAACTAAAGGGAAATTAGTGTGGTATCTGGATAAGGCAGCTGCCTCAAAACTAGAAGGCACAAAATATTCAGAGTAG
- the LOC107776489 gene encoding protein SPIRAL1-like 1, which translates to MGRGVSSGGGQSSLGYLFGSGEAPKSTPTNPQAVQSEAQPINKEPSPKPVAAAPPADATKQIPAGIQSIRADGQNTGNFITDRPSTKIHAAPGGGSSLGYLFGGGSS; encoded by the exons ATGGGTCGTGGAGTCAGCAGTGGAGGAGGTCAGAGCTCATTAGGATACTTGTTTGGGAGTGGTGAGGCTCCAAAATCAACCCCAACAAATCCCCAGGCTGTTCAAAGTGAAGCTCAGCCAATAAATAAAGAACCATCTCCAAAACCTGTTGCTGCTGCTCCTCCTGCTGATGCTACTAAGCAGATTCCCGCAGGTATTCAGAGTATCAGGGCAGATGGTCAAAATACGGGCAACTTTATCACG GATCGACCATCTACCAAAATCCATGCTGCCCCTGGTGGTGGATCTTCTCTGGGATATCTCTTTGGTGGTGGCAGCAGCTGA
- the LOC107776437 gene encoding uncharacterized protein LOC107776437, whose product MNQAVQKNTLYVGGLAEEVNEGILHAAFIPFGDIKDVKTPLDMATQKHRSFGFVTFLEREDASAAMDNMDGAELYGRVLTVNYALPEKIKGGEQGWAAQPIWADADTWFDRQQQEEEMKRLQEEQRAAMQAAEELHRKKMAEERDGEKDEETNKQDDPMAMAEAEVLKQNASS is encoded by the exons ATGAACCAGGCAGTGCAGAAGAACACTCTGTATGTCG GTGGATTGGCAGAGGAGGTAAACGAGGGAATACTGCACGCAGCATTCATACCCTTTGGAGATATTAAGGATGTGAAGACTCCATTGGATATGGCTACCCAAAAGCACCGTTCTTTCGGCTTTGTAACCTTCCTTGAGAGAGAGGATGCATCCGccgccatggataatatggatggcGCTGAGCTTTATGGTCGTGTCCTTACTGTAAACTATGCTCTCCCTGAGAAAATCAAGGGTGGTGAACAGGGTTGGGCCGCTCAGCCTA TTTGGGCGGATGCTGACACATGGTTCGATAGACAACAGCAAGAAGAGGAAATGAAGCGCCTTCAGGAAGAGCAGAGGGCTGCAATGCAGGCTGCAGAGGAATTACATAGGAAAAAGATGGCCGAAGAGAGGGATggggagaaggatgaagaaacaaATAAGCAAGACGACCCTATGGCAATGGCTGAAGCCGAGGTTTTAAAACAAAATGCTAGTTCTTAG